Part of the Primulina huaijiensis isolate GDHJ02 unplaced genomic scaffold, ASM1229523v2 scaffold207872, whole genome shotgun sequence genome is shown below.
ATTCACCAGGCAAAGTTGTGCAGGTTGAATTTAAGGAAGGGTCGTTTAATCCTCCAGAAATCAAGTCCAGCGTAGATCTTCCAGAGAGCGTAAACATTTTCGGTCAAAACATAAACCTGTCATTCGTGCAGCAATTTCTCAATCCACTTCAAAATGCGGTGGCAGGCGTAGCACGAGCAATTTCTGGTCAGTCTCCACTTAAGATTCCAATTCGTGGTGGGCAGACGAAATCATGGCTTCTGACGACATACCTCGACAAAGATTTCCGGATTTCACGAGGAGATGGTGGCCTTTTTGTTCTAGTGAAGGAAGGGAGCTCACTTCTAGATTGGTAACCAGGTACCTTTTACATAATCTTTGTGACAAATAGATGTTGTATATAATTTTGTTGATTCTACACCTATGTGGTTGAACTTTTCAACAAAAGAATTACTAAAAGAGGGGATTCCAGCATTTGCTTATGCTAGGCGGAGTCTGCCTATTCAGTGTATGCTCTGTCCCAAGTACTCAACAGGAAAACATGCTATGTATATGAcattttttagatttgatttcaACTATTATAACGTTTTTAATATATTAGAAGAGGAAACCATTAGTTTTAAAGAGCTATCTAATCATGGGAACAAAAGATGCATACGACATGGGCATACGGATTTTAACACATGTACACTTAGCTATGCGCACTTGGGCAAG
Proteins encoded:
- the LOC140966755 gene encoding plastid lipid-associated protein 3, chloroplastic-like — encoded protein: LLDGNWVLVFTAFSELLPLLSVGSIPFVKVEKIGQSIDTRSLTIENSTTLSTPTFTLSFSASAAFEIRSPSRIQVEFKEGSFNPPEIKSSVDLPESVNIFGQNINLSFVQQFLNPLQNAVAGVARAISGQSPLKIPIRGGQTKSWLLTTYLDKDFRISRGDGGLFVLVKEGSSLLDW